Proteins from a genomic interval of Clostridium sp. M62/1:
- a CDS encoding SNF2-related protein: MQDVPSVKQFITEDEIDAAMTRGSSFEGGKGRIFTFFQEPHTDKEKVNFLKHEYGIGGHSHALSGAGGSWEDHDGKGLRYKKAGCPDVHFTWEKAAKRITDLIQKGRYLTEQEQAQYDKIQAEKALAEENAIQAQQPDPVIWEYNGVKERHPDDLILYQMGDFFEIYGEDAKEAAAELDLNLTTRAIPGGGRVEMCGFPANRLEQAVEQLRDQHDVTISAVPEGGQERQEYSMTSVDHEAEQDINAHEAEFGADGTRVFQTAELAPAKPTLRELHEQYKPIVLDAVMEDVPYRNACGHSDHENAVIEGNAAIRRAVLGAGNMELLRLYSDMPEFRQRLHREVINESYPRLHEMLRPLSQDDIDDAICAWNGNLQSKHAVVRYMEQHGREKDTAAWLAHEYSGNDSKNLFVIRAGSPEGIELPWSKVQRRIAQLIKEDRFYTEAEQDRFDNIDPIAIREALAERGIVNGQLVDPEKLDSSPFIQRVMAEASEIAADETEAERTLSGEELQQKLDFLNSVKDQTSLPAYLSLNDEQRRIVDAIAAAGYMYDTYSPERQEIRFSDPDGTDYPVEFQTWEQAYEWIDSVQFRDDPELRDKVQAILHPGPVTQTDLEYARQNLIPGETTFALDGRTFQVSKLELDIGRVELQDVTFANATGFPIFRVEPISVIRQHLEQEPEPARPSFTTEPVAVYPGDKNHLPYDVAIQTLRTNEPEPEPSRQPAPENFRITDDNLGAGGPKEKFWRNIKAIATLKQIEQENRHATPEEQHLLSQYVGWGGLADAFDPEKPAWAAEYAQLKELLTPEEYAAARGSTLNAHYTSPTVIRAIYEAVGRMGFETGNILEPSCGVGNFFGMLPEEMRNSRLYGVELDTVSGRIAQQLYPKANITVAGFETTDRRDFYDLAVGNVPFGQYQVNDKAYNKLGFNIHNYFFAKALDQVRPGGVVAFVTSRYTMDAKDSAVRRYLAQRAELLGAIRLPNDAFKKNAGTEVVSDIIFLQKRDRPLDISPEWTQTGQTEDGFAINRYFLDHPEMVLGRPTAESTQYGKQDYTVIPIEGLELAEQLHDAVKYICGTYQEAELPELGEGEAIDTSIPADPNVKNYSYTVVDGAVYFRENSRMVRPELNATAEARVKGLVGLRDCVQELIDLEMDAATPDSAIREKQAELNRLYDNFSAKYGLINDRANRLAFSDDSSYYLLCALEVIDEDGRLERKADMFTKRTIQPHEAVTSVDTASEALAVSISEKACVDMAYMAELAGKSPEELAAELQGVIFRVPGQLEPDGTSRYVTADEYLSGNVRRKLRQAQRAAQQDPSFAVNVEALTAAQPKDLDASEIEVRLGATWIDKEYIQQFMYETFDTPFYMQRNIQVNYTPFTAEWQITGKNSVSENNVAAYTTYGTRRANAYKILEESLNLRDVRIYDTIEDPDGKERRVLNAKETTLAAQKQQAIRDAFRDWIWKDPERRQALVHQYNEEMNSTRPREYDGSHITFGGMNPAITLRDHQLGAIAHILYGGNTLLAHEVGAGKTFEMVAAAMEAKRLGLCQKSLFAVPNHLTEQWASEFLRLYPSANILVTTKKDFETHNRKKFCARIATGDYDAIIMGHSQFEKIPISRERQERLLYEQIDEITEGIAEVEASGGEHFTVKQLERTRKSLEARLEKLQAESRKDDVVTFEQLGVDRLFVDEAHSYKNLFLYTKMRNVAGLSTSDAQKSSDMFAKCRYMDELTGSRGVVFATGTPVSNSMTELYTMQRYLQYDRLQELNMTHFDCWASRFGETVTALELAPEGTGYRARTRFSKFFNLPELMNLFKEVADIKTADQLNLPTPEVEYHNIVAQPTEHQKEMVKVLSERASQVHDGSVDPRVDNMLKITGDGRKLGLDQRIINQLLPDEPGTKVNQCVDNIMQIWRDGDADKLTQLVFCDISTPQAAPPQKAAKQLDNPTLHALEDAIPLDKPEPAFTIYEDIRQKLIAQGMPANQIAFIHEANTEVRKKELFAKVRTGQVRVLLGSTSKMGAGTNVQDRLVALHDLDCPWRPGDLAQRKGRIERQGNKNPLVHVYRYVTEGTFDAYLWQTVENKQKFISQIMTSKSPVRSCDDVDETALSFAEIKALCAGDPRIKERMDLDVEVARLKLMKADHQSKQYRLEDQLLKYFPQEIENNKGYIKGFEKDLETLAAHPHPEDGFAGMEVRGDVLTDKENAGAALLDACKEVKDSEPVRIGSYRGFAMSVEFQAWKQEYTLLLKGEMTHRATLGTDPRGNLTRIDNALAQMPQRLEAVQNQLNNLYQQQAAAKEELSKPFLYEDDLQIKTARLVELDTLLNIGDKGHTAPETVMAKSARPSVLDSLKRPVPPRSPEKKPKQHEEVR, from the coding sequence ATGCAGGATGTTCCATCGGTCAAGCAGTTCATCACCGAGGACGAGATCGACGCAGCCATGACCAGAGGAAGCAGTTTTGAGGGCGGTAAAGGCCGGATTTTCACCTTTTTCCAGGAACCCCATACAGACAAAGAAAAGGTGAATTTTCTCAAACATGAGTATGGTATTGGCGGCCACTCCCACGCCCTATCCGGCGCTGGGGGCAGCTGGGAAGATCACGACGGAAAAGGTCTGCGTTATAAAAAGGCTGGCTGCCCGGATGTGCATTTCACATGGGAGAAAGCTGCAAAGCGGATTACCGATCTAATCCAAAAGGGACGCTATCTCACCGAACAGGAACAGGCGCAGTATGACAAAATTCAGGCAGAAAAGGCCCTGGCCGAAGAAAATGCGATACAAGCTCAGCAGCCGGACCCGGTGATATGGGAATACAACGGGGTCAAGGAGCGTCACCCGGATGACCTGATTCTATATCAGATGGGCGATTTCTTCGAGATTTACGGCGAGGACGCCAAGGAAGCCGCTGCGGAACTGGACCTCAACCTCACGACCCGCGCCATCCCCGGCGGTGGCCGCGTGGAAATGTGCGGCTTTCCGGCAAACCGGCTGGAACAGGCTGTGGAACAGCTGCGGGATCAGCATGATGTGACTATTTCCGCTGTCCCGGAGGGTGGTCAGGAGCGTCAGGAATATTCCATGACCTCTGTTGACCATGAAGCCGAACAGGACATCAATGCCCATGAAGCGGAGTTTGGTGCCGACGGAACCAGGGTGTTCCAGACTGCGGAGCTGGCACCGGCCAAACCGACCCTCCGCGAATTGCATGAGCAGTACAAGCCCATTGTTCTTGACGCTGTTATGGAGGATGTGCCATACCGTAACGCCTGCGGTCACAGCGACCATGAAAATGCCGTGATCGAGGGTAACGCCGCCATCCGCCGTGCGGTTCTGGGCGCTGGCAACATGGAGCTGCTCCGGCTATATTCGGATATGCCGGAGTTTAGGCAACGCCTGCATCGGGAAGTCATCAACGAGAGTTACCCACGGCTCCATGAAATGCTGCGCCCTCTCTCGCAGGATGACATTGACGATGCCATCTGTGCATGGAACGGCAATCTTCAGAGCAAGCACGCCGTTGTCCGTTATATGGAGCAGCACGGACGGGAGAAAGACACCGCCGCATGGCTTGCCCATGAGTATAGCGGCAACGACAGCAAAAACCTGTTTGTCATCCGTGCCGGCAGTCCTGAAGGAATCGAACTGCCCTGGTCCAAGGTACAGCGCCGGATTGCCCAGCTTATCAAGGAGGATCGGTTCTACACCGAAGCGGAGCAGGACCGATTTGACAACATTGACCCCATCGCCATTCGAGAGGCCCTGGCTGAGCGCGGCATTGTGAACGGCCAGCTGGTGGACCCGGAAAAGCTGGACAGCTCCCCGTTCATTCAGCGGGTCATGGCGGAGGCGTCGGAGATCGCCGCTGACGAGACCGAGGCTGAGCGCACCCTTTCTGGTGAGGAATTGCAGCAGAAGCTGGACTTCCTGAACAGTGTGAAGGACCAGACCTCGCTGCCCGCCTATTTGAGCCTGAACGATGAACAGCGCCGGATCGTGGATGCCATCGCTGCGGCAGGATATATGTACGACACCTATTCCCCGGAACGGCAGGAAATTCGGTTCTCCGATCCTGATGGGACGGACTATCCCGTTGAGTTTCAGACCTGGGAGCAGGCATACGAGTGGATTGACAGCGTTCAATTCCGAGATGACCCCGAACTGCGGGATAAGGTGCAGGCCATCCTCCATCCTGGTCCCGTGACCCAGACCGATCTGGAGTACGCCCGGCAGAACCTCATTCCCGGAGAAACCACCTTTGCGCTGGACGGGCGCACCTTCCAGGTGAGCAAGCTGGAGCTGGACATCGGGCGGGTGGAACTGCAAGATGTAACTTTTGCAAACGCCACGGGCTTTCCCATCTTCCGGGTGGAGCCGATTTCGGTCATTCGCCAGCATCTGGAGCAAGAGCCGGAACCTGCACGGCCCAGCTTTACTACCGAGCCGGTGGCCGTCTATCCGGGCGACAAGAATCATCTGCCCTATGATGTAGCCATCCAGACCCTGCGTACCAATGAGCCGGAGCCAGAACCGTCCCGGCAGCCCGCGCCGGAGAACTTCCGCATTACGGATGACAACCTGGGTGCAGGCGGCCCGAAGGAAAAATTCTGGCGCAACATCAAGGCCATCGCCACGCTGAAACAGATCGAGCAGGAGAACCGCCACGCCACCCCGGAGGAACAGCACCTTCTCTCGCAGTATGTGGGCTGGGGCGGTCTAGCCGATGCCTTTGACCCGGAGAAGCCTGCATGGGCTGCGGAGTATGCCCAGCTGAAGGAACTGCTGACCCCGGAGGAATACGCCGCCGCCAGAGGTTCCACCCTCAACGCCCACTACACCAGCCCCACAGTGATCCGGGCCATCTATGAGGCCGTGGGCCGCATGGGATTTGAGACCGGGAACATCCTGGAGCCGTCTTGTGGCGTGGGCAACTTCTTCGGGATGCTGCCGGAGGAAATGCGAAACAGCCGTCTGTACGGCGTGGAGCTGGACACGGTTTCCGGGCGGATCGCCCAGCAGCTCTACCCCAAGGCCAACATCACTGTGGCCGGATTTGAGACCACTGACAGGCGGGACTTCTATGACCTTGCTGTCGGCAATGTTCCATTCGGTCAGTATCAGGTCAACGACAAAGCCTACAACAAGCTGGGCTTCAACATCCACAACTACTTTTTCGCCAAGGCGTTGGACCAAGTGCGTCCCGGCGGCGTGGTGGCCTTTGTTACCAGCCGCTATACGATGGATGCCAAGGATTCCGCCGTGCGCCGGTATCTTGCCCAGCGCGCCGAGCTGTTGGGGGCCATCCGTCTGCCCAATGACGCTTTCAAAAAGAACGCCGGTACGGAGGTCGTTTCGGACATCATTTTCCTGCAAAAGAGAGATCGGCCTCTGGATATTTCGCCGGAATGGACACAGACCGGCCAGACCGAGGACGGCTTTGCTATCAATCGCTACTTCCTGGACCATCCGGAGATGGTGCTGGGCCGCCCCACCGCTGAAAGCACCCAATACGGGAAACAGGACTACACGGTGATTCCTATTGAGGGGCTGGAACTGGCCGAGCAGCTGCACGATGCCGTGAAATACATTTGCGGCACTTATCAGGAGGCCGAGCTGCCGGAACTGGGCGAGGGAGAAGCCATCGACACCTCCATCCCCGCTGACCCCAATGTGAAAAACTACTCCTATACCGTGGTGGACGGCGCTGTGTACTTCCGGGAGAACAGCCGCATGGTGCGCCCGGAATTGAACGCCACCGCTGAAGCCCGTGTGAAAGGGCTGGTGGGACTGCGGGACTGTGTGCAGGAACTCATTGACCTTGAAATGGACGCTGCCACACCGGACAGCGCCATCCGGGAGAAACAGGCCGAGTTAAACCGGCTTTATGACAATTTCTCCGCCAAGTATGGGCTTATCAATGACCGGGCGAACCGGCTGGCCTTTTCCGACGATTCTTCCTACTATTTGCTCTGCGCACTGGAAGTCATTGACGAGGACGGCAGGCTGGAGCGCAAGGCGGATATGTTCACCAAGCGTACCATCCAGCCCCATGAGGCTGTGACCTCTGTGGATACTGCCAGCGAAGCCCTGGCCGTCTCCATTTCCGAAAAAGCCTGCGTGGATATGGCGTATATGGCGGAGCTGGCTGGTAAATCCCCGGAGGAACTGGCCGCTGAGCTGCAAGGCGTGATTTTCCGGGTGCCGGGACAGCTGGAACCGGACGGCACATCCCGTTATGTGACCGCCGATGAATACCTGTCTGGCAATGTGCGGCGCAAGCTACGGCAGGCACAGCGGGCAGCCCAGCAGGACCCCTCCTTTGCGGTCAATGTGGAAGCCCTCACCGCTGCCCAGCCCAAGGACCTAGATGCGTCGGAAATCGAGGTGCGTTTGGGCGCGACCTGGATTGACAAAGAGTACATCCAGCAGTTTATGTACGAAACCTTTGATACCCCGTTTTATATGCAGCGGAATATCCAGGTCAACTACACCCCGTTTACGGCGGAGTGGCAGATCACCGGCAAAAACAGCGTATCGGAAAACAATGTGGCGGCCTATACCACTTATGGAACCAGACGCGCCAACGCCTACAAGATTCTGGAGGAGTCCCTAAACCTGCGGGATGTCCGTATCTACGACACCATAGAGGACCCGGACGGCAAGGAGCGCCGGGTGCTGAATGCCAAAGAGACCACCCTGGCCGCCCAAAAGCAGCAGGCCATCCGGGACGCTTTCCGCGATTGGATTTGGAAAGACCCGGAGCGCCGTCAGGCTCTGGTGCATCAGTACAACGAGGAAATGAACAGCACAAGACCCCGCGAATACGACGGGTCACACATCACCTTTGGCGGTATGAACCCAGCTATCACCCTGCGGGACCACCAGCTGGGAGCTATCGCCCACATCCTCTACGGCGGGAATACGCTGTTGGCCCATGAGGTAGGCGCGGGCAAGACCTTTGAAATGGTAGCCGCCGCGATGGAAGCCAAACGCCTGGGGCTGTGCCAGAAATCTCTGTTTGCAGTTCCCAACCACCTGACCGAGCAGTGGGCATCGGAGTTTCTGAGGCTCTATCCCTCTGCCAATATTCTTGTCACCACCAAAAAAGACTTTGAGACCCACAACCGCAAGAAGTTCTGCGCTCGGATCGCCACCGGCGACTATGATGCCATCATCATGGGACACAGCCAGTTCGAGAAAATCCCCATCAGCCGGGAGCGTCAGGAACGGCTCCTCTATGAGCAGATCGACGAGATCACCGAGGGTATTGCCGAGGTGGAGGCCAGCGGCGGCGAGCATTTTACCGTTAAGCAGCTGGAGCGCACCCGAAAATCTCTGGAAGCCAGATTGGAAAAATTGCAGGCGGAGAGCCGTAAGGACGATGTGGTGACATTCGAGCAGCTGGGTGTGGACCGGCTGTTTGTGGACGAAGCACATTCGTACAAGAACTTGTTTTTATACACCAAGATGCGGAATGTGGCGGGCTTATCCACCTCGGACGCGCAGAAATCTTCCGATATGTTCGCCAAGTGCCGCTATATGGATGAACTGACCGGCAGCCGGGGCGTGGTCTTTGCCACCGGGACCCCGGTCAGCAACTCCATGACCGAGCTTTACACCATGCAGCGGTATCTCCAGTATGACCGCCTGCAAGAATTGAACATGACCCACTTCGACTGCTGGGCCAGCCGCTTCGGGGAGACCGTGACCGCTTTGGAACTGGCCCCGGAGGGAACCGGCTACCGGGCGCGCACCCGATTCTCCAAGTTTTTCAACCTGCCGGAGCTGATGAACCTGTTCAAAGAGGTGGCGGACATCAAGACCGCCGACCAGCTGAACCTGCCCACGCCGGAGGTGGAATACCACAACATCGTGGCCCAGCCTACCGAACACCAGAAAGAAATGGTGAAAGTTCTGTCCGAGCGCGCTTCCCAGGTCCACGACGGTTCTGTGGACCCAAGAGTGGACAATATGCTCAAAATCACCGGCGATGGCCGCAAGCTGGGGCTGGACCAGCGCATTATCAACCAGCTTCTGCCGGACGAACCGGGAACCAAGGTCAATCAGTGCGTGGACAATATCATGCAGATCTGGCGGGATGGGGACGCGGATAAGTTGACCCAGCTGGTGTTCTGCGATATTTCCACGCCCCAGGCGGCTCCACCCCAAAAGGCGGCGAAGCAGCTGGATAATCCTACCCTGCACGCGCTGGAAGATGCTATCCCGCTGGACAAGCCGGAGCCTGCCTTTACCATCTATGAGGACATCCGGCAAAAACTCATCGCCCAGGGGATGCCTGCCAACCAGATTGCCTTTATCCACGAAGCCAACACGGAGGTGCGGAAAAAAGAACTGTTTGCCAAGGTACGGACCGGGCAGGTGCGTGTTCTGCTGGGCAGCACCTCTAAAATGGGCGCTGGCACCAATGTGCAGGACCGCCTTGTGGCCCTCCATGACCTGGATTGTCCGTGGCGTCCGGGAGACCTTGCCCAGCGCAAGGGCCGCATCGAGCGCCAGGGCAACAAAAACCCTCTGGTCCATGTGTACCGCTATGTCACCGAGGGAACTTTTGATGCCTATTTATGGCAGACGGTGGAGAACAAGCAGAAATTCATCAGCCAGATCATGACCAGCAAAAGCCCGGTGCGCTCCTGTGATGATGTGGACGAAACGGCGCTGTCCTTTGCTGAGATCAAGGCCCTGTGCGCCGGAGACCCCCGTATCAAGGAGCGCATGGATTTGGATGTGGAGGTTGCCCGTCTGAAGCTGATGAAGGCCGACCACCAGAGCAAGCAGTACCGTCTGGAGGACCAGCTGCTGAAATACTTCCCCCAGGAAATCGAAAACAACAAGGGCTATATCAAAGGTTTCGAGAAAGATTTGGAGACACTTGCCGCCCATCCACACCCGGAGGATGGCTTTGCCGGGATGGAGGTGCGGGGCGATGTGCTGACGGATAAGGAAAACGCCGGAGCCGCCCTGCTGGACGCCTGCAAGGAGGTCAAGGATTCTGAGCCGGTGCGAATCGGCAGCTATCGGGGCTTTGCCATGTCGGTGGAATTTCAAGCGTGGAAACAGGAATATACGCTCCTGCTGAAAGGGGAAATGACCCACCGGGCGACCCTGGGCACAGACCCGCGCGGCAATCTCACCCGCATCGACAACGCCCTGGCACAAATGCCCCAGCGTCTGGAGGCCGTCCAAAATCAGCTGAACAACCTTTACCAGCAACAGGCCGCCGCCAAGGAGGAATTGAGCAAGCCATTCCTGTATGAAGATGATTTGCAGATTAAAACGGCCCGTCTGGTGGAACTGGATACCTTGCTGAACATCGGGGACAAAGGACATACCGCCCCGGAGACCGTGATGGCCAAGAGTGCGCGGCCCTCGGTGCTGGACAGCCTGAAACGCCCGGTGCCACCCCGCAGCCCTGAAAAGAAACCGAAGCAACATGAGGAGGTGCGATAA